One genomic segment of Scylla paramamosain isolate STU-SP2022 chromosome 11, ASM3559412v1, whole genome shotgun sequence includes these proteins:
- the LOC135104680 gene encoding uncharacterized protein LOC135104680 gives MEQANKRFILRTAERISFRFDIYLGDAGGKRSRADHEDVNVEKMSEPAKKKLIFSDDDMSPLPASPPPDAPSGQESQQQQPTSQSIPPPQESLMPPPTEAQPQRSDESTVGGKEGQEVKKKSQENRKKKNIPPNTPEDDSTPKLPVAPAAPRKKLVPRVIKTTPVIDSDDDDLFAFNSQMF, from the exons atggagcaagctAACAAACGTTTCATCTTGAGAACTGCGG aacgcatctctttccgctttgatatctatctgggcgatgctgggggtaagcgaagccgtgctgaccatgaggatgtcaatgtggagaaaatgtcagaacctgcaaagaagaaattgatctttagtgatgacgacatgtcgccactgccggccagcccacctcctgacgctccatcaggacaggagtcgcaacagcagcagccgacATCGCAGTCGATTCCGCCACCTCAGGAGTCGCTGATGCCACCTCCGACCGAAGCACAGCCGCAACGGTCAGATGAGTCGACAGTAGGCGGcaaagagggtcaggaggtgaagaagaagtcgcaggaaaacagaaaaaaaaagaatattccccctaacacgccagaggacgacagcacaccaaaactccccgttgctccagccgcccctcgtaagaagctggttcctagagttattaaaactacgcccgtcattgacagcgatgacgatgatctcttcgccttcaattcgcaaatgttttga